One Actinospica robiniae DSM 44927 genomic region harbors:
- a CDS encoding ROK family transcriptional regulator has translation MDQVPGTPSLLRAINDRTALQLLSEQGPLTRARLGALTGLSKPTATQLMDRLEAAGLVEAMPGEGRNARLYRVRPGAAYVAGLDVTPAHIRVRVCDLTGQSIAQSTLATPRREVKDALERIREALTEACALAGITVAQLNRIVIGLGGAPDPHSGRIGYARHLPGWHDPNLLARLRTELTVPGEADPAVEIENDVNLAAVAEQARGVVRRDSPLACRDFAVLWIGEGIGAAVVIDGRLHRGFTGGAGEIGYMPVSGLPPVRNISRGTNGGFQNLAGAPAVLKLARAKGFPGSDAAAACRRAAESGALGTPLLTEVADRLAVGLAPLVAVLDPELIVLTGAMLQAGGEVLRELVADALYAMVIPRPRLVLSEVAEDPVLTGAIESALAETKQELFDNTRKGRGL, from the coding sequence ATGGACCAAGTACCGGGGACCCCGAGCCTGCTCCGGGCGATCAACGATCGCACCGCGCTGCAGCTGCTCAGCGAGCAGGGCCCGCTCACCCGCGCCCGGCTCGGCGCCCTGACCGGACTGTCCAAGCCCACCGCCACCCAGCTGATGGACCGACTCGAGGCGGCCGGCCTGGTCGAGGCCATGCCCGGCGAGGGCCGCAACGCGCGGCTCTACCGGGTCCGGCCCGGCGCCGCGTACGTCGCAGGGCTCGACGTCACGCCCGCGCACATCCGCGTCCGGGTCTGCGACCTGACCGGCCAGAGCATCGCGCAGTCCACCTTGGCCACGCCGCGGCGCGAGGTCAAGGACGCGCTCGAGCGGATCCGCGAGGCGCTGACCGAGGCCTGCGCCCTGGCCGGGATCACGGTGGCGCAGCTCAACCGGATCGTGATCGGTCTCGGCGGCGCGCCGGACCCGCACAGCGGCCGGATCGGCTACGCCCGGCACCTACCCGGCTGGCACGACCCGAACCTGCTGGCGCGGCTGCGCACCGAGCTGACCGTGCCGGGCGAGGCGGACCCGGCGGTGGAGATCGAGAACGACGTCAACCTCGCCGCGGTCGCCGAGCAGGCGCGCGGCGTGGTGCGCCGGGACTCCCCGCTGGCCTGCCGCGACTTCGCCGTCCTGTGGATAGGCGAGGGCATCGGCGCCGCCGTCGTCATCGACGGCAGGCTGCACCGCGGATTCACCGGCGGCGCGGGCGAGATCGGCTACATGCCGGTATCCGGCCTGCCCCCGGTACGCAACATCAGCCGCGGCACCAACGGCGGCTTCCAGAACCTGGCCGGCGCGCCCGCGGTGCTCAAACTGGCCCGGGCCAAGGGCTTCCCCGGCTCGGACGCGGCGGCCGCCTGCCGCCGCGCCGCCGAGTCCGGCGCACTAGGCACACCGCTGCTGACGGAGGTGGCCGACCGGCTCGCGGTCGGACTCGCTCCGCTGGTGGCGGTGCTCGACCCGGAGCTGATCGTGCTGACCGGCGCGATGCTCCAGGCCGGCGGGGAGGTGCTGCGCGAGCTGGTGGCGGACGCCCTCTACGCCATGGTCATCCCCCGTCCCCGGCTCGTGCTCTCCGAAGTGGCCGAGGACCCCGTCCTCACCGGCGCGATCGAGTCGGCGCTGGCCGAGACCAAGCAAGAACTCTTCGACAACACCCGCAAGGGCCGAGGACTGTAA
- a CDS encoding HAD family hydrolase, with translation MIPLPRLIATDLDGTLLDHRRELTPRTVAAVAAIVALGVEFVLVTARPPRTVAPLARQLGGRIVALCGNGTLLAEFDPAEPAWRTTLIRSFEPAQALEIITQLRPALPDAGFAIETGEEVHYEPEFRTGVVTDDRRVLTDDLAAATLAAATIVKVLARSPERDADDMVRIARRAVAVAAEISHSGGRGLLEIAPSGASKASALEWLCARRGIEAAQVAAFGDMPNDLPMLRWAGIGHAVANAHPEVLAAADLIVGHHAEDGVAVALEQFLANVELKA, from the coding sequence ATGATCCCGCTTCCCCGGCTGATCGCCACCGACCTCGACGGCACGCTGCTCGACCACCGGCGCGAGCTGACCCCGCGCACCGTCGCCGCTGTCGCCGCGATCGTGGCCCTCGGCGTGGAGTTCGTGCTGGTCACGGCCCGGCCGCCGCGCACGGTCGCCCCGCTGGCCCGGCAGCTAGGCGGGCGGATCGTGGCACTGTGCGGCAACGGAACGCTGCTGGCCGAGTTCGACCCCGCCGAGCCGGCCTGGCGTACGACGCTGATCAGGTCGTTCGAGCCCGCACAGGCACTGGAGATCATCACCCAGTTGCGCCCGGCACTGCCGGATGCCGGATTCGCCATCGAGACCGGCGAGGAAGTGCACTACGAGCCCGAGTTCCGCACCGGCGTGGTCACCGACGACCGCAGGGTCCTGACGGACGACCTCGCCGCCGCGACCCTCGCGGCGGCAACGATCGTGAAGGTGCTGGCTCGCTCGCCGGAGCGCGACGCGGACGACATGGTGCGGATCGCCCGCCGCGCGGTCGCGGTCGCGGCCGAGATCTCGCACTCGGGCGGCCGTGGCCTGCTGGAGATCGCGCCCTCCGGCGCGTCGAAGGCGAGCGCGCTGGAGTGGCTCTGCGCACGCCGCGGGATCGAGGCCGCGCAGGTGGCGGCGTTCGGCGACATGCCCAACGACCTGCCTATGCTGCGGTGGGCGGGCATCGGCCACGCGGTGGCGAATGCGCATCCTGAGGTACTGGCGGCGGCGGACCTGATCGTCGGCCACCACGCCGAAGACGGCGTCGCCGTGGCACTGGAACAGTTCCTGGCGAACGTCGAGCTGAAAGCCTGA
- a CDS encoding NAD(P)/FAD-dependent oxidoreductase: MTTQSNAKQNTPAGRIVVIGAGYSGLCAAARAGKSAQVTLIAPDERIPNRIRQHEVAAGREVPKPLIAHVVRGRKVTHVQARVTELDLTARKVFTDTGRAVEYDTLVYALGSHTAWHGVPGAQKHAYSTEQAAELRQRLAETPTGRLAVVGGGATGIELAAELAEAYPDWRIQLVSSGEVGGWFSAKGKAIVHEALGRLGVELREHSEVTAVDAAGLTTVQGRIDADLVAWAGSFEVAPLAREAGLAVTETGEAVVDAYLRSASHPEVFVIGDAAAVTLPGIGRLRKGCATAEPMGMYVGKVLGRIVRGKTVGPYSYGYTVQCLSLGRHAGMVQRVGKDDSMRERAYGGGVGRRVKALIAWGVVVAFRL, translated from the coding sequence ATGACTACGCAGAGCAACGCCAAGCAGAACACGCCGGCCGGCCGGATCGTCGTCATCGGCGCCGGCTACTCGGGCCTGTGCGCGGCCGCGCGTGCCGGCAAGAGCGCCCAGGTGACGCTGATCGCGCCGGACGAGCGCATCCCGAACCGCATCCGGCAGCACGAGGTCGCGGCCGGGCGCGAGGTGCCGAAGCCGCTGATCGCCCACGTGGTGCGCGGCCGGAAGGTCACCCACGTCCAGGCCCGGGTGACCGAGCTGGACCTGACCGCGCGCAAGGTCTTCACCGACACCGGCCGCGCCGTCGAGTACGACACCCTGGTCTACGCACTCGGCAGCCACACCGCCTGGCACGGGGTGCCCGGAGCGCAGAAGCACGCGTACTCCACCGAGCAGGCCGCCGAGCTGCGCCAGCGCCTGGCCGAGACACCGACCGGCCGGCTGGCCGTGGTCGGCGGCGGCGCGACCGGGATCGAACTCGCGGCCGAGCTCGCCGAGGCCTATCCCGACTGGAGGATCCAGCTCGTCTCCAGCGGCGAGGTCGGCGGCTGGTTCTCCGCCAAGGGCAAGGCGATCGTGCACGAGGCCCTCGGTCGGCTCGGCGTCGAACTGCGCGAGCACAGCGAAGTGACGGCCGTGGACGCGGCCGGGCTGACGACGGTTCAGGGCCGCATCGACGCCGACCTGGTCGCCTGGGCCGGGTCGTTCGAGGTGGCGCCGCTGGCCCGGGAGGCGGGACTGGCCGTCACCGAGACCGGCGAGGCGGTCGTGGACGCGTACCTGCGCTCGGCCTCCCACCCGGAGGTGTTCGTGATCGGCGACGCGGCGGCCGTGACGCTGCCCGGCATCGGCCGCCTGCGCAAAGGCTGCGCCACCGCCGAGCCGATGGGCATGTACGTGGGCAAGGTGCTGGGCCGGATCGTGCGCGGCAAGACGGTCGGACCCTACAGCTACGGCTACACGGTGCAGTGCCTGAGCCTCGGCCGACACGCGGGCATGGTGCAGCGCGTCGGCAAGGACGACTCGATGCGCGAGCGGGCGTACGGCGGCGGAGTCGGGCGACGCGTCAAGGCCCTGATCGCTTGGGGCGTCGTGGTCGCGTTCCGGCTCTGA
- a CDS encoding molybdopterin-dependent oxidoreductase, producing the protein MSAAEQQSNDPEPSKGAPPGGSGRRGGIGRRSGTGPRGGIMRGVLVGIAAGGAGVAAGELAAVLTGEASSPAVAVGQWAISMTPSWLEQWAIRNFGTHDKRVLLIGVYVVLALISAGAGVLARRHLTWASYLAAGFGVVGMVAAVTRPNATSGYLFPSLVAGFAAVLVLRWLTILSLQDTEPGAGADERRRFLLGLAGTAAIAAIGGFGAKAWIDSRYDAEPAREAVKLPKPETVLPEPPATVHPNVRGLGPFFTPNAQFYRVDTALTVPQVDPETWKLRIHGMVDRPIEITFEELLGYAFEEHDLTLTCVSNPVGGSYCGNARWLGTPLAPLLRRAGVQSGADMILSTSTDGMTIGSPVEAVLDGRQAMLAVAMNGQALPIQHGFPCRMLIPGLYGYVSATKWVTDLNLTTFASSSAYWTQNGWSAQGPVKTASRIDVPAANATVQEGDVVLAGTAWATHRGVDAVEVQIDNGPWLTTALAAADTPDTWRQWSYTWSGARQGTHTVKVRATDATGTVQTSAVQDVVPDGATGYHTINVQVY; encoded by the coding sequence ATGTCGGCCGCAGAACAGCAATCGAACGACCCCGAGCCGTCGAAGGGAGCCCCGCCCGGCGGCTCCGGACGCCGCGGCGGGATCGGCCGCCGCAGTGGGACCGGGCCTCGCGGCGGGATCATGCGCGGCGTCCTGGTCGGGATCGCCGCCGGCGGGGCCGGGGTGGCCGCGGGCGAACTGGCGGCGGTGCTCACCGGCGAGGCGAGCTCACCGGCGGTGGCCGTGGGGCAGTGGGCCATCAGCATGACGCCGAGCTGGCTCGAGCAGTGGGCGATCCGCAACTTCGGCACCCACGACAAGCGCGTGCTGCTGATCGGCGTCTACGTCGTGCTGGCGCTCATCTCGGCCGGCGCGGGCGTGCTCGCGCGCAGACACCTGACGTGGGCGAGCTACCTCGCCGCCGGGTTCGGCGTCGTCGGCATGGTCGCGGCCGTGACCAGGCCCAACGCGACCTCGGGCTACCTGTTCCCCTCGCTCGTCGCCGGGTTCGCCGCGGTGCTCGTGCTGCGGTGGCTGACCATCCTGTCGCTGCAGGACACGGAGCCGGGCGCGGGCGCGGACGAGCGGCGCCGCTTCCTGCTCGGCCTGGCCGGGACCGCCGCCATCGCGGCGATCGGCGGCTTCGGCGCGAAGGCGTGGATCGACTCCCGGTACGACGCGGAGCCCGCCCGGGAAGCGGTGAAGCTGCCGAAGCCGGAGACCGTGCTGCCCGAGCCGCCCGCGACGGTGCACCCGAACGTGCGCGGGCTCGGGCCGTTCTTCACTCCGAACGCGCAGTTCTACCGCGTCGACACCGCGCTGACGGTGCCCCAGGTGGACCCGGAGACCTGGAAGCTGCGGATCCACGGCATGGTCGACCGGCCCATCGAGATCACCTTCGAAGAGCTGCTCGGCTACGCGTTCGAAGAGCACGACCTCACCCTGACCTGCGTGTCGAACCCGGTCGGCGGTTCGTACTGCGGCAACGCACGCTGGCTCGGCACGCCGCTCGCGCCGCTGCTGCGGCGGGCGGGAGTGCAGTCCGGCGCGGACATGATCCTGTCCACCTCGACCGACGGCATGACCATCGGCTCGCCGGTCGAGGCGGTGCTCGACGGCCGGCAGGCGATGCTCGCCGTGGCGATGAACGGGCAGGCGCTGCCGATCCAGCACGGCTTCCCGTGCCGGATGCTGATCCCCGGCCTCTACGGCTACGTCTCGGCGACGAAGTGGGTCACCGACCTGAACCTCACCACCTTCGCCTCGTCCTCGGCGTACTGGACGCAGAACGGCTGGTCGGCGCAGGGACCGGTGAAGACCGCCTCGCGGATCGACGTGCCGGCCGCCAACGCCACGGTCCAGGAGGGCGACGTCGTGCTCGCGGGCACGGCCTGGGCCACCCACCGGGGTGTGGACGCGGTGGAGGTGCAGATCGACAACGGGCCGTGGCTGACCACGGCCCTGGCGGCGGCGGACACTCCGGACACCTGGCGGCAGTGGTCGTACACGTGGTCGGGCGCGAGGCAGGGCACACACACCGTGAAGGTGCGCGCGACCGACGCGACCGGCACGGTGCAGACCTCGGCCGTGCAGGACGTGGTCCCCGATGGCGCGACGGGCTATCACACGATCAACGTGCAGGTTTACTGA
- a CDS encoding 6-phospho-beta-glucosidase: MKLAIIGGGSTYTPELVDGFARLREQLPVEQLALIDPDPERLEAVGAISRRILAKQGHPGQVLATANPAEGLEGADAVLFQLRIGGQAARNVDETLPLDFCCVGQETTGAGGLAKALRTVPVVLELAEQVRKYAPNARIVDFTNPVGIVTRALLDAGHDAVGLCNVAIGFQRRFAEGAGVSPSEVELDHVGLNHLTWIRGARIAGEEALPRIIEEQGSEIAGSLEMPQQVLRDLNAIPSYYLRYFYEHDAVVKHLRESESRAEQVAAMERQLLEMYRDPTVDTKPELLSKRGGAFYSEAAVELISSLTNPAGEADLRVVNMRNRGTLPFLADDAVIEVSARVSSTGIEAVPQSPLPAHMRGLIAHVSAYEELALDAAIRGGRDRVVQALLAHPLIGQYDLANRLGDALLAANEKFLPWAVAR, translated from the coding sequence ATGAAGCTCGCCATCATCGGCGGCGGCTCCACCTACACACCCGAGCTCGTCGACGGTTTCGCCCGGCTGCGCGAGCAGCTGCCGGTGGAGCAACTCGCGCTGATCGACCCCGATCCGGAGCGGCTCGAAGCCGTGGGCGCGATATCCCGGCGCATCCTGGCCAAGCAGGGCCACCCGGGTCAGGTGCTGGCCACCGCCAACCCCGCCGAGGGGCTCGAGGGTGCGGACGCCGTGCTCTTCCAGCTGCGTATCGGCGGCCAGGCGGCCCGGAACGTGGACGAGACGCTGCCGCTCGACTTCTGCTGCGTAGGCCAGGAGACGACCGGAGCCGGCGGCCTGGCCAAGGCGCTGCGCACCGTGCCGGTCGTGCTGGAGCTCGCCGAGCAGGTGCGCAAGTACGCGCCGAACGCCCGGATCGTGGACTTCACCAACCCGGTCGGCATCGTCACCCGGGCGCTGCTCGACGCAGGACACGACGCGGTCGGCCTGTGCAACGTGGCGATCGGCTTCCAGCGCCGCTTCGCCGAGGGCGCCGGGGTGAGCCCGAGCGAGGTCGAGCTCGACCACGTCGGGCTCAACCACCTGACGTGGATCCGGGGCGCCCGGATCGCGGGCGAGGAGGCGCTGCCCAGGATCATCGAGGAGCAGGGCTCGGAGATAGCCGGGAGCCTGGAGATGCCGCAGCAGGTCCTGCGCGACCTGAACGCGATCCCCTCCTACTACCTGCGCTACTTCTACGAGCACGACGCCGTGGTGAAGCACCTGCGCGAGAGCGAGTCGCGGGCCGAGCAGGTCGCCGCGATGGAGCGGCAACTGCTCGAGATGTACCGCGATCCGACCGTGGACACCAAGCCCGAACTGCTGAGCAAGCGCGGCGGCGCGTTCTACTCCGAGGCCGCGGTCGAGCTGATCTCCTCGCTGACCAACCCGGCGGGCGAGGCCGACCTGCGCGTGGTCAACATGCGCAACCGCGGCACGCTGCCCTTCCTCGCCGACGACGCGGTGATCGAGGTCTCCGCCCGGGTGAGCTCCACCGGGATCGAGGCCGTGCCGCAGAGCCCGCTGCCCGCGCACATGCGGGGCCTGATCGCGCACGTGAGCGCCTACGAGGAACTGGCCCTGGACGCGGCGATCCGCGGCGGCCGGGACCGGGTGGTGCAGGCGCTGCTCGCGCACCCGCTGATCGGACAGTACGACCTCGCCAACCGCCTCGGCGACGCCCTGCTCGCCGCGAACGAGAAGTTCCTGCCGTGGGCAGTGGCACGTTGA
- a CDS encoding ABC transporter permease, which yields MRFILRRVGMFLFTLWAALTLNFFIPRFMPGNPLQYMIAKSHGKISPQALADMLASFGYKQNANWADQYFSYLGNMLTGNWGVSLTVSPGASIRSMIFAALPWTLGLIGLTTVLAFLLGTLIGIVAGWRRGGVIDSWLPTTFVITSALPYFVVGMVLIEVFSVTNHWLPNDYTADNTIVPGFSPGYIGSVLQHAILPASSLLITAVGGWILTMRNNMITTLAEDYIRMGRAKGLPSRKIMLGYAARNAILPNLSGFAMSLGFVLSGAILVEWVFNYQGVGYYLLDAVDSADYPLMQALFMLYTVAVLVAILISDFLMMRLDPRARAKG from the coding sequence GTGAGATTCATCCTGCGCCGGGTGGGCATGTTCCTCTTCACCCTATGGGCGGCGCTCACCCTTAATTTCTTCATACCGCGCTTCATGCCGGGCAATCCGCTGCAGTACATGATCGCCAAGAGCCACGGCAAGATCTCGCCTCAGGCCCTGGCGGACATGCTCGCTTCGTTCGGCTACAAGCAGAACGCGAACTGGGCGGACCAGTACTTCTCCTACCTGGGCAACATGCTCACCGGCAACTGGGGCGTCTCGCTCACGGTCTCGCCGGGAGCCTCGATCAGGAGCATGATCTTCGCGGCCCTGCCGTGGACCCTGGGCCTGATCGGCCTGACCACCGTGCTCGCGTTCCTGCTCGGCACCCTCATCGGCATCGTGGCCGGATGGCGCCGCGGCGGGGTGATCGACTCCTGGCTGCCGACCACCTTCGTGATCACCTCGGCGCTGCCGTACTTCGTGGTCGGCATGGTGCTGATCGAGGTCTTCTCGGTCACCAACCACTGGCTGCCGAACGACTACACCGCGGACAACACCATCGTGCCCGGCTTCTCCCCCGGCTACATCGGCTCGGTGCTCCAGCACGCGATCCTGCCGGCGTCCTCGCTGCTGATCACGGCGGTCGGCGGCTGGATCCTGACCATGCGCAACAACATGATCACCACCCTGGCCGAGGACTACATCCGGATGGGCCGGGCCAAGGGCCTGCCGAGCCGCAAGATCATGCTCGGCTACGCGGCCCGCAACGCCATCCTGCCCAACCTCTCCGGCTTCGCCATGTCGCTCGGCTTCGTGCTCTCCGGCGCGATCCTGGTCGAGTGGGTGTTCAACTACCAGGGCGTGGGCTACTACCTGCTCGACGCCGTGGACAGCGCCGACTATCCGCTGATGCAGGCGCTGTTCATGCTCTACACCGTCGCCGTCCTGGTGGCGATCCTGATCTCGGACTTCCTGATGATGCGGCTCGATCCGCGCGCGCGGGCGAAGGGATAG
- a CDS encoding ABC transporter substrate-binding protein, protein MRRTKVVAAGAAIGMAAAALAGCSSTQHVGGSSGSSSSPGTAAAGGPHKPGGVVTISNEQGQTWSCQFNPFSPSYQLESLGLVYEPLVFVDAVGNQKETDMLATGYTWNAAKTQITFNIRQGVTWSDGKPFSAADVAFTFNLMKQDPALDLYSLWTAAGLESATASGNTAVLTFKQNAQTYFYNFADQVGIVPQHIWSDASSFGGKTADQWSDPKPIGTGPFEVNPCAPNNIQYTANPHYWEPNEPAIQKVEYPAYLDNDPANNDLASGKDNWGNQFVPNIQSFYLAKSPNNHTWSPPVSNVALFPNLKQGATATLAVREAISYAIDRQKISSIGENAQEPAANQSGIITPTFSQYEDTANLQSSGYTTSANTAKATQLLATAGYSKSHPLNLTVISITGYTDWDADLAVMKSELGAIGINLTVSDQTNGTYFDNLQKGNFQLAYYGETGGPTPYTELRQELLSQNSAPIGQDASTNYERYSNPAVDALFAKYATDDTATQVQDIQKISDYMTQDVPIIPVVESVDWFQYNDSDVVGWPNASNPYAQPGPAIVPDGEQVLLHLYSQSAQK, encoded by the coding sequence ATGAGGCGTACGAAAGTAGTCGCCGCCGGCGCCGCCATAGGCATGGCCGCCGCGGCCCTGGCCGGCTGCAGCTCCACCCAGCACGTGGGGGGCTCAAGCGGCTCAAGCAGCAGCCCGGGGACGGCCGCCGCCGGCGGCCCGCACAAGCCCGGCGGGGTCGTCACGATCTCCAACGAGCAGGGCCAGACCTGGTCCTGCCAGTTCAACCCGTTCAGCCCGTCCTACCAGCTCGAGTCGCTCGGCCTGGTCTACGAGCCGCTGGTCTTCGTCGACGCCGTCGGCAACCAGAAGGAAACGGACATGCTGGCGACCGGGTACACCTGGAACGCCGCCAAGACCCAGATCACCTTCAACATCCGCCAGGGCGTCACCTGGTCCGACGGCAAGCCGTTCAGCGCCGCCGACGTCGCCTTCACCTTCAACCTGATGAAGCAGGACCCGGCGCTGGACCTGTACTCGCTGTGGACGGCCGCCGGCCTGGAGAGCGCCACCGCCTCCGGGAACACCGCGGTCCTGACGTTCAAGCAGAACGCGCAGACCTACTTCTACAACTTCGCCGACCAGGTCGGCATCGTCCCGCAGCACATCTGGTCGGACGCCTCCAGCTTCGGCGGGAAGACCGCGGACCAGTGGTCCGACCCGAAGCCGATCGGCACCGGCCCGTTCGAGGTCAACCCCTGCGCCCCGAACAACATCCAGTACACGGCGAACCCGCACTACTGGGAGCCGAACGAGCCGGCCATCCAGAAGGTCGAGTACCCGGCCTACCTGGACAACGACCCGGCGAACAACGACCTGGCCTCGGGCAAGGACAACTGGGGCAACCAGTTCGTGCCCAACATCCAGAGCTTCTACCTGGCCAAGTCGCCGAACAACCACACCTGGTCCCCGCCGGTCTCGAACGTCGCGCTGTTCCCGAACCTGAAGCAGGGCGCGACCGCGACGCTGGCCGTGCGCGAGGCGATCTCCTACGCGATCGACCGGCAGAAGATCTCCTCGATCGGTGAGAACGCGCAGGAGCCGGCGGCCAACCAGTCCGGCATCATCACCCCGACCTTCAGCCAGTACGAGGACACCGCGAACCTGCAGTCCTCCGGCTACACCACCAGCGCGAACACCGCGAAGGCCACCCAGCTGCTGGCCACCGCGGGCTACTCGAAGTCGCACCCGCTGAACCTGACCGTCATCTCGATCACCGGCTACACCGACTGGGACGCCGACCTCGCCGTGATGAAGAGCGAGCTCGGGGCCATCGGCATCAACCTGACCGTGAGCGACCAGACCAACGGCACCTACTTCGACAACCTGCAGAAGGGCAACTTCCAGCTCGCCTACTACGGCGAGACCGGCGGCCCGACCCCGTACACCGAGCTGCGCCAGGAGCTGCTCTCGCAGAACTCCGCCCCGATCGGCCAGGACGCCTCGACCAACTACGAGCGCTACTCCAACCCGGCCGTCGACGCGCTGTTCGCCAAGTACGCCACGGACGACACGGCCACCCAGGTCCAGGACATCCAGAAGATCAGCGACTACATGACGCAGGACGTCCCGATCATCCCGGTGGTCGAGTCGGTGGACTGGTTCCAGTACAACGACTCCGACGTCGTGGGCTGGCCGAACGCCTCGAACCCGTACGCCCAGCCGGGCCCGGCGATCGTGCCGGACGGCGAGCAGGTCCTGCTGCACCTGTACTCGCAGTCCGCACAGAAGTAA
- a CDS encoding ABC transporter permease, which translates to MKLLKSLLSNRKALAGLVILLLFVLMAYLPMLFTSNANPDDPAQFDPNLPLSSAHLLGTTSLGQDVYSLLIYGARQSLQIAVIAGFFATVLSVLIGVSAAYLGGLVDDVLSLLTNVVLIIPSFPLIVILAKYAGQSNTVMIVVLVVTGWSYGANQMRAQALSLRNREFLESARVRGERRSYIIVFEMLPTMSSLIVANFLGAALYSVGAAAGLQFLGLGDQSHDSWGLMLYWAHSQEALQTGSPWWALAPGLAIALLGASFALMNYAFDEIGNPALRPVRRKDLRAGSRPGKPKKSTKEGSDRVLIDAA; encoded by the coding sequence GTGAAACTCCTCAAATCCCTGCTGTCCAACCGCAAGGCGCTGGCCGGCCTGGTGATCCTGCTGCTGTTCGTGCTGATGGCCTACCTGCCGATGCTCTTCACCAGCAACGCGAACCCGGACGATCCGGCCCAGTTCGACCCGAACCTGCCGCTGAGTTCCGCGCACCTGCTCGGCACCACCAGCCTCGGCCAGGACGTGTACTCGCTGCTGATCTACGGCGCGCGCCAGTCGCTGCAGATCGCGGTGATCGCGGGCTTCTTCGCCACCGTGCTCTCGGTGCTGATCGGCGTGTCCGCGGCCTACCTCGGCGGCCTCGTCGACGACGTGCTCTCGCTGCTGACGAACGTCGTGCTGATCATCCCGAGCTTCCCGCTGATCGTGATCCTGGCCAAGTACGCCGGCCAGTCCAACACCGTGATGATCGTCGTCCTGGTGGTCACCGGCTGGTCCTACGGCGCCAACCAGATGCGCGCCCAAGCCCTGTCGCTGCGCAACCGGGAGTTCCTGGAATCGGCCCGGGTACGCGGCGAGCGGCGCTCGTACATCATCGTGTTCGAGATGCTGCCCACGATGAGCTCCCTGATCGTGGCGAACTTCCTCGGCGCGGCCCTGTACTCCGTCGGCGCGGCCGCCGGACTGCAGTTCCTGGGCCTGGGCGACCAGAGCCACGACAGCTGGGGCCTGATGCTCTACTGGGCCCACAGCCAGGAGGCGCTGCAGACCGGCTCGCCCTGGTGGGCGCTCGCCCCCGGCCTGGCCATCGCCCTGCTCGGCGCGTCCTTCGCGCTGATGAACTACGCCTTCGACGAGATCGGCAACCCGGCCCTGCGCCCGGTGCGGCGCAAGGACCTGCGCGCCGGCTCCCGCCCGGGCAAGCCGAAGAAGTCCACGAAGGAAGGATCGGACCGTGTCCTCATCGACGCTGCTTGA
- a CDS encoding N-acetylglucosamine kinase produces MGSGTLSTATPAGTATLADRARPAGTILAVDGGNSKTDVLLATDTGQVLAQAQAGPFTPQSSGVSTAVDAVAKAVGEIRTALGLPEGVPLAQHLSAFVAGADLPQEEEALAEAFAARGWTETVEVGNDSFALLRAGASRSWGVAVVCGAGINCVGIGPDGRRARYPAIGELTGDWGGGSALGRMALWAAVRGEDGRGPLTELSTAVAEHFGTPTALDVALGIHLGAIPEERIHELSPLLLRVAAQGDPTALEFVQRQAVEIVVWARVALERLDLLDQDAEVVLGGGVLRAAEPVLMDRVFALAAEQIPAARLVVPSHRPVHGALLLGLDRLGLTADG; encoded by the coding sequence GTGGGCAGTGGCACGTTGAGCACGGCGACTCCCGCCGGCACCGCGACCCTCGCGGACCGCGCCCGCCCGGCGGGCACGATCCTGGCCGTGGACGGCGGGAACAGCAAGACGGACGTCCTGCTCGCCACGGACACCGGGCAGGTGCTCGCGCAGGCGCAGGCCGGCCCGTTCACTCCGCAGTCCAGCGGCGTGTCCACCGCGGTGGACGCCGTGGCCAAGGCGGTCGGAGAGATCCGCACCGCGCTCGGCCTGCCCGAGGGCGTTCCACTGGCGCAGCATCTGTCCGCCTTCGTGGCCGGGGCCGACCTCCCGCAGGAGGAGGAGGCGCTGGCCGAGGCCTTCGCGGCGCGCGGCTGGACCGAGACCGTCGAGGTCGGCAACGACTCGTTCGCGCTGCTGCGCGCCGGGGCCAGCCGGTCCTGGGGCGTCGCCGTGGTCTGCGGCGCCGGGATCAACTGCGTGGGCATCGGCCCGGACGGCCGGCGCGCCCGCTACCCGGCCATCGGCGAGCTGACCGGTGACTGGGGCGGCGGGTCCGCCCTGGGCCGGATGGCGCTGTGGGCCGCGGTGCGCGGCGAGGACGGCCGCGGGCCGCTCACCGAGCTGAGCACCGCGGTGGCCGAGCACTTCGGCACCCCGACAGCCCTCGACGTCGCACTCGGGATCCACCTGGGCGCGATCCCGGAGGAACGCATCCACGAACTCTCCCCGCTGCTGTTGCGGGTGGCCGCTCAAGGCGACCCGACCGCGCTGGAGTTCGTGCAGCGTCAGGCTGTGGAGATCGTGGTCTGGGCGAGGGTCGCGCTCGAGCGGCTCGACCTGCTCGATCAAGACGCTGAGGTCGTCCTCGGCGGCGGTGTGCTGCGGGCGGCCGAGCCCGTGCTGATGGACCGTGTCTTCGCTCTGGCGGCCGAGCAGATCCCGGCGGCACGCCTGGTAGTGCCCTCGCACAGACCCGTGCACGGCGCGCTGCTGCTCGGCCTCGACCGGCTCGGACTGACCGCAGACGGCTGA